The DNA region GTCTGGGTTTGTTGAGTCTGGCAGGGTATCTAAGCGGAAAAGCTGtgcgcaccggttagatactgatACCTACAAAACATCAAACAGGTTAACATGtatgaatgcaacgtctatccatacgaggaagcttctgtcttttgatcctggtttcatcgagacagataatatttcgacaataacattctgacatcaggatgtctctcaaccagaatctcaatcgagaatgtaccctgagtatggatagacatgagttagatgtcgatgaatgcaaaatgtggatgatgctgatgcgtgaatgcaatgcattgtgccatcctccaagtcatctgaacaaccactgcactgagttacagcctctgaactgatcaccaccatctgaaggaatatgtaaccacaaatccgacttggggttccgaaataaacagaactgaaagatacatcaccatcatcaccagacaatcttTGAGCAGACaaccacaagaccctctgaatcggcccggggaatcctgaaataaacggatccccactgataaataacacggacatCACTCCGACGTGTCAGGAAgaaatgtccataaatccgacttataaataggactctgatcaactgTTGAGtcattagtcaccatcaaagtcaccatctgaacatgcatctgtaagaatcaccctcccctcacaggtaaattctaatcaggtcatcctaaggcggataatagtctcgacaatcgggcagagatacttaatgggtttgccctttcgggtgtgccactgtagctcccttaagatcgtctaaaccaaagatccgggaaagaacagtcaccgaagtcaatagctcaaaagaggtaacccaaccaaagtggaaaaccccactgaggaagagcactctcagatgaacctcgttcgacttgtggtatgtcacgtcgcaataacatgcccaaccaacatgtgagggacgtgagaccacactaatcctaggtgtatactcaggcctgggttttagccccactcagaacacccaccccaaaacagaggaatcaacctgtacagaggacaacaacaatgatagtatgatgcatgcaaatatttatgcacatatatacacaacagaataataaatgcaataaatataacaacacaagcaacctaaactatcctagaacgctaggagagactcgcttagggaagatggaccagcaacAGGTTAACTTcttttgtccccagcagagtcgccagctgtcgcatccgcgaaaaataaccggcgggctgaaacaaaaacaacacagagccgccaccgtgcgttatttatcccaaagagggaaaggaaacgctcgaagtaaacctgggaaaagcatggtctcgcgaccaaagagaatgggatcgggagtcggttatgcgaagggaaggtattagcacccctacgcatccgtcgtactcgacgggatccacgctctaaaagataggaaaaggttgctaaaacaaacatcacacacacacaacacaggtgggagaagaggggagagggctcgctaggacatcgcatcctatgcctacgtatctcatctggaatgagaatcagagctaccgtagttcggctcacgcacgccgaaacaaacacacgcacagaaAGGCAAACATagaacccgaacgccaatcgctggacttacatcagcttccgaaccaaacaaacccacactggaaaccagatgccacttgatggacttataccggactccaagcacacaacaagaggatacggaatgccaattgctgggcttacatccgtctcctaactcaccagaagaaacaagcaacaagttactaaggagtcgggaactcgagcctagcaactgtccagcaaacacacacaaaaagaaaaaagggtgaacacacagactaacagggagtcgggaactcgagcctgatagctgtcaaacaaaacacactcaaaaaaagaaaagggtgcccggagagatctcgtacgacctcctgcctacgtacctcatctggtatgaggatcagggcaacgtagttcccctgaacaggggagaaagactagcctaaccagatacaaagggagacacaactagggagactatgactcgagcctagatgttatcattcatatcatccctaagttaaggtttgctatctatcttgctcaagcagcaagctaatcctaaacaggcaaagcaaagcacGCAAGCATgatcaaaacaaaacaaacattcacaattagcacacactatatccagacaaagtgggctcaaacaaagggttaggctgcaaaagcaaaccaactgtatcaggtgatgttagctcttaaccctgacattgagagtcagggtgaagcagatgaaataggtgagtgaagatgagacttcacagctcttatccctggcctgggagagcttcagacaatgaagtgtgggttcagaaagtgggaacccttctacacttatgacactgactcaactgtacaactgtacaaggatcttgggttaggatccacaatgcatcaacaccagttgtgtgagcagagggatgactcaacaagaatagcaggagatggattgcacatctcttgtatctgccaattgccttaatcaaggtcttttcctacttggggacaaaaataaacaagcacaagcattgcctcttaaggaggacttcagacaggtgcctggccaagtaacaggccaggtcttccagactacatggagaaaagaaattctacctcaattggttaagcaaccaagcaacagcacaagcaagttcaaaatgaactatagcaactaaggtacctgaaatcaatccaacataatcagtataccagacaaataaaagtcaaacagaaaattacaagtccacagcacaaacagataacaagcatcaatgcacataggTGCAAGCCATAAGGTCTAAGCATAAATttcaatgcctacaaaacaaactcaaggttagtcataaacaagcaataaaccaatcccaattgagtgcacaccatcaagtataagcaattgtgctctttgacctgaaacaaagctcaaatgtgagaacacaaaccactagtacaagactagggtcaaaatgggatcaataaaccaaaacagaacatgaaacttatcaaaaatcaagatcaatcaaataagaatcaaatccaagtggtctcacattcatatcatcaaccattatcatttcatgaggcaaagagggcaaagcatgcaatttagaacctcataggaccaaacagaaagatccaattcaaatcaactcacaaacatttcaataaatccccaaaaatTTCATGGTCAAACAACATTCAAaacatgatctacacaccaaatttcaggccatttggacaattggaagcaagtcaattaaaatccctaagtcaaggcaaggcaaaacaagctcatacaaggcacaatatcatgcatcaacttcaagcaagcataaaacagagtaggaacatgataaatgcaccaaaacaaaaccatgacaaacttccatgtgtctataatcactccacaaaatttcaagtccgtccaatacatatcaagaatttcacaaaacatctaaaatcatgactcacaaaaagtccacaattggtcaaacagaaaggaaattctcaaacaaattggaaatgtACTCAAAAACTCCACAGTAATTCACAAGTGAACCTAACATCCCTAAGCATCAttatgcaaaaattcagctcatttcaagttcatatggcatggcaaataaaatcaggaagttagacaagaaatggtgtgacacaaattgtcacacctagattcaaatgatcatatctcacaatcctGGAATGATAAAATagcaaactcaaagccaaaatgttcatTTAGTTGTCTATTTTGTGCATGaaaaatttcagctccatccaataaaccaccatcatttcatgatcaaaataccaagcaatgTGCAAGAAAGAACACACctaaacaaaccctaggccatgttaaaaaccacacgtgcacaataTTTGCAAAAATATTCATTAAATTGTAGAGATCATGGTGAgaacaacaaaaaaaaacaaagcTCAATTGGATTAATGGTTATGGAGTTATGGAATTTTAAATgttgagaaaaataaaaaaaagtgaaTGAACAAGCATGTGAACATGTGAAGGCAAGGTGGAAAAATGCAAAAAGCCATAAGTGGATTTGTCATCATCCAAGGATCGAAGCGTGTTCTATTTTAAAAAGTAGCACGCGCTACTGTAGCTAACACCAACAGCACATGCCAAACGCGAACATATGGATCTACACGCGTTCTGGAAAAGTTCTTGAACAcgttcatcatgttcttcatcaAATTCATCACTCAAGAACTTTTGTTCACTAAAATCAACAAACCATACACCATTGGAAAGATCTCACAATGCACATCAACAATATGACATTAATTAAACCTAATTCTTCCTAATTTAAGAGAATCGATCCAAAACATTTTCACATGTCAAcattcaaatcatcataacttccttGTCTCTCAACCAAATTCAGTGGTTCAAAGTGCAGATTACTCTACTCTcaaagatctatctaaagcatgCATCAATTTCAATAATCATTAAAATCAAAATCTGACCTTGAAGAACTTGCAGAAGTTGAATCGTGTGTTTTACGCCTTGTAATGCCAAAACAGATGCTCCTTGATGCTTGAgttgatgaatggaacaaggtttgttgctcaattgccttggatctagctcaaaacttgaattgccattgttgaagctcactttaacagtccacgaTCTGGCTTGATTTCTCCAAGATTTTGCTTCCAACAACTTCAATAATGCACATGGATCATGGATTGATGAAGAACAATGCTATGTTTATGCAGATTTttgaagaaaagttgagagagAAAGATGAAGAGTTTTCGGATTCCTAGATCTAGAAtgcaattctgttatgattaattagaaaacagttatgatttagtttatatatgtgatgttaatgatgcttgtaatcatgattagtgtaattacaaaggattagtgaaaatgcaagtttcatgctaaatggtaattgaccaatccaccctcacttgtgcaaaaccaatgtaacagtagaaatTTCTGGTTGTAGCAAGTTTCAAATGATATTTGTGAGCTAATGTAAGTGGAATGGagtgaaaacaatgaatattttgcaaaatgacctttttccctccaaattcaaattaagtccacttgaaaagTGCACGTTTTGTGTGagaaaaattcatgaaatgtaattcttgttttggatagaggacatcaaaagaattttgctcaaaaaaaccccatttcatttggccttgtgaatcaaaagttatgcctctTTGAAATccaacttttcttgacaatgatcaatccataacttgccaaccacacatgataaattcatgttcttggactttttggaaaggtgagagcaagatcttcaactttcatgttgaacaaaatttcatttgaagcatttttggacatgtaattttaaggagaaaacctttccatttttggcaattttgaattacaagtcactttctatttttggaaagtttccatctgactttattttcttcattcttgatgtttgaaatgccaaatgaaacttgtttggacatgaatgaagtgtctctaactctatcccacctccaaatccatcagttgacctttggttgactttttctgattgatagatgaattggctatgcattgatgaacttgagcttcaatctcctgatgaaatggctcaatgatgaaaccctagcttccataagctcaatgaaaccatatgatgatccccatatccattgaaaacctcatctccttgacaagccctgattggcacaattcagatgattagggttgactagaggtcaaaaccctaatctcaagaaatctgatcaagcacaaggaatctcttggtgatgacaagaccatgatgatgatgatgtaccatttcaaccaaggtaaagctcaacccccttgaggaatcaagaaaccctaatttgtatcacaccctcagatggttagtgatccattcaatgaaaccctagcttgcatcttaacctcttcatcttctgaccaagacttaggaggatgacttgctcaatgttgccatatgatatgcaaatatgtaatgactaatgacctaaaaaatgatatgcaatatgttaagctagtcccaagagaggagggcaaattttgaggtgttacaggaTGCAGGGTTCGAATCTTCCATCctgaatctcttgagtatttcttTGACATACTTCCTTTGATGTTTCATCATACCTTGCTTGGTAATTTAAAATTCCATGCCTAGGAAATACGACAAGTTTCTTAGATCCAACATTTCAAATTCCCTCTTCATAAGCTTCTTGAACTTTGATAAGTTCTCCATGCTATTTCCAGTTACTAGCAAGTTATTGACATATAATAAAATGATGGGTATATCTTATGCCATGACATGtacatagacaccatactcagGCATGCATTTGATGAATCCCAATTCGACCAGGTATGAGTCAATTTTCTTGTTACATGCCTTAGGTGTCTGTTTGAGACCATAAAGGGCTTTGTGAAACTTGTACACTTTCCTTTCTTCCTCCTGTATCATAAACCCAAGAGGTTGTATGACATACACAACTTCATCCAGGGGACCATTCAAAAATGCTaatttcacatctaagtgaaatgtcgACCAACCTTGCTTGCATTCCAAGGATACCACCAATCTAACAGCCTTTAATCTTGCTATTGGTGCATATAATTCAGAGTAGTCGAGTATTGCTCTCTGAAGAAATACTTGAGCTACTAGCATTTCCTTATGTCTTTCAATCTACCCATCATGATTGTGCTTTAAATTGAACACTCACTTCACTTCGATAGCTTTTGCGTGTGTTGGCAATTCGACCAGCTCCCATGTATTGTTTCTTTTGATCACATGTAACTCTTTGACCATAGTCGCCTCCCACTATTTATTATTTAAGGCCTAGATATAGTTAATTGTTCAACACCTGTAAGTAAAGTGAAATGAACTAAAACTCCCTCTGGTGtaacttcatcatcatcaaccaCTTCACTGTATTGAAGCGTTACTAGGAGAACTCTGGTTCTTTGAGGTCTTTGTCTTTTGCTAGCCACACCATCCCTATTTTCTGCTTCGACTTTGATTGTGATTGGAATGTTATTAACTAGAATTTATTCATTCTCACTAATTTCTTCATCAAAGCCATAACTCATCAATGACTTGTTAGTTACATCACCTGAATTCCAATCCTATGCAGAGTCCTCATCAATCACAATGTCTCGACTCATCGCGACCTTATCATTCATTGGATTGAATAACCTATATGCTTCAGTCCTATGATATCATACTAGAATCATAGGTTCACTCATATCGTCAAGCTTCCTTCTCCTAGTATCAGGAacatgcttgtagcaaatagaGCCAAACATCTTAGATGACTCACTAGTGGTCGTTTTCCACTCCATACTTCTTCAAAAACCTTCCTCTTTAGTTTCTTCGTAGGGCACCTGTTCATAATATAAACAACAGTAGTAACTGCTTCACCCCATATGGATTTTGGTAAGTTCTTTTGTTTTAACATACATCTTGCCATATCCAATATGGTCCAATTTCTTCTTTCTGCTATTCCATTATATTGAGGCATATAAAAAGCAGTTACCTCATGATCAATACCATGTTCTGAAAAAAAAACTTCAAATATATTGGGCGTGTAATCACCACCTCCATCTGTTTGCAAAACCTTGATTTTCTTTCCACTATGGTTTTCGACCAGCAttttgaatctcttaaagattgAAAATACTTTGTCTTTACGCACAATCACATAGATCCAAAGCTTTCGACTGTACTCATCAATAAATGAGACAAAATACATATTTCCACCAATGATATGATCCTCAAATGGGCAACATACATCTGAATGTACTACTTCTAGTATGCAGGAGGATCTCATTGGCCTAGTCAAAACAAAATACTTATGGATTACTTCCCTACTAAATAACCTTCACATAGTTTGTATGGCATCACAAGACTTGGTATATCAattaccatatcttgagtaatcAGTTAATTGGGTGACCTAAAATTCAAATGGACAAACCTCAAATGCCACAACCAGTTATACTTGTGGTCGACCGTTGTTTTTACGCATTGTACCTCAGTCAAACAGTCATGGTCTTCAGTGTTCCATTATTCGATATATGAGATTTTAAGAATAAGTTGTTCTGAGTGTCAAACAATTTAAAGGCTCAATCTTTCATAACAACTGAGAAACCTTTTTCGACCAATTGTCAAACACCTAGAAGATTGCACTTCAGGCCAGGTACATAAAGTACATCTTTAATCATAGTTTTTGCTTCATTACTCATTTGAATGACTATGTTTCCAGTACATTCTTTTTGCAATGAGTTATTATCTGCAAGCCTGACCTTAATCTTCTTCGACTCGTCAAAATTTGATAACCGCACTTTTCGACCAATCATGTGATTCGAGTAACCTGTGTCGAGGAACCAAGTCTTGGAGTCGACATGCTCATCTGCAACTGCAACCATATGCACCATACCGTCATAATAATTTGAATCTTGATGTGTAAGGTTTACTCCTTCATCATCCTTGCCTTTTGTAGCCCTTTTGTCTTTCTTGTACCAATAATTCTTAGCTAAGTGATACCAATTTTCACAATTCCACACTTTTCATCTCCTGTTTTTTTCTTCTGATATTAGGTTCCTTTTCCTCTTTTCGAGGATTCATAAGTCATATCATCAAACTTATGCTTTTGAGGATTCACCCAAGACTTCTTGCTATGAGTCTTGTCTCCTTTGCCCTTGAACTTATTGGAACCACCATGCTTCTTCCATGTCTAGACCTGCAATGCTTATATCGGATCTTAAACCCATTTTCCTCTTGACAATCCTTAGCTCATGTGCCTCTAACAAACCAACCAAACCTTCTAGTTTCATGGTTTCAAGATTGTTGGGTTCTTGAATGGCTATGATAAcatgatcaaagtgagaggtTAATGTATGCATTGCCTTCTCAACTATTATCTTATTAGTTAGGGTTTCACCACAACCATTCATGAGATGAACAAGATTATGCACTTTAGAGACATAACCtataatcttttcatcttctcccataTGCAGTAACTCATACTTCCTTCACAGTGTCTACAACTTGACAACTTTAACATTCTCACCACATTCATAATAATTGACAAGAATATCCCATGCATCCTTTGTTGTTTCAACATGAGAAATTCAATCAAAATTCTTCGCACCTACTGCAAATTGAATAGATAACGCAACCTTGCAATCTTTATTCTTTGCATCCTTGTGAGTAACTCTCTAAGCATCATTTATGTTTTGAAAGCCCAAGGACGTCATTGTAATCACTTCTTGGGTTTCCTGAAACCAAACAATGATTGCATTTGTTTTCTCCATTGGATCCAATTTTTGCCATCAAGAATCGGAAGAGAATTGAGAAAACCATTTCTGCCATTCATCTTTGCGACAAACACAATTCACGATCCCCAAAAACACAACCACTGACGTGTAGTTCTTAAATTTATGATCAAGAAAGCGAACCAgaagctctagataccaattttGTTAGTGCATAAGCACTTTGGGTGGGGAAGGAATGAACGAGAGATTGTGAGAGAATGAAAAGTAATTATATTGATGAGTGAATGTTAAAAACCGAATTACACTAATGTGTTTATATACAAATAAGTTACATGCTAAATAAGTAACTAAATAACTAATAACTTGAATTATATATCACAACAGATTCTATCACGTTGCAATAATAGCATATCATCACTACTATTAAGTATTTGGCGACCTACTATTACCTAAATTAATGGGCAGGGCTTTGGTGCCTTTATGGCACTAAAGGCTCTGTGCATTTAGTTAATGATGGTActttttttgtaaaaaaaaaaatatttaatgaGAGAGAATATTTGGCGGAGATACATACACAACGAGACACAACGACATGTGCATTTTCCATCATAAAGGCAACTAAGTGTGACCCTAAATTAATGCTTATAAATCATCCTCATTTCTGCCTGAAAACTCCCATGTTtctttttgttagtttttatttCTTTCTTAGATTTGAATGCATTTGACGAAGAAGATGGAGagaattaaaaatatatattgtATTCAATctaattattttaaaaaaaaagtgtTGAGTCataatatttttgtgtttgagTTGATGAACAATCAATTGTTCATGAGTATTGACTCTCATTAACAAAATAGTGAAAAAGACTAACTTAATTAAGACTTAAACAAATTAAATtataaatataattattttttcTAGGGATTAATATGAACTTCAAATCCAAGATAGCGGGATAAAAAGGAAGTAAAATTAGGattaaataatttttttgttcttttaaatATTGCAAATTTCGTTTTTAGCCCCTCAAAAATTTCTATCAAGTAATGGTCCCTCCAAAAAATTTCATCCATACAATTGGTTCCCGACGTTAAATGCTATTAACGGAAGCTGGTGTGACATGTTACATGAAACGTTTTTGATCACTGGGCATACACGTGAAAATGTTAGTGTGGAAAAAATGTTGACGTGGATGTCACATGACAATTTcttccattttttatttttttattcatTAAAATTATAGCGAAGAAAAGACTGTTGCTAAATTCGTCGCTAATATGAACATCATGCATAAATCCATAATTTGTAGCTAATCTGTAGCTAATTTAAACGCGTCATTCTTATGACctaaaattcatttttttttcatgattttttaCATGAAATTTTATAACCTTATAAGGATCTCTCATacaaaaaattatttttcttttgtGCGAGACATTCTTATAAGGTTataaaatttcatgcaaaaaatcatgaaaaaaaaCGACTTTTAGGTCATAAGAATGACATATTTAAATTAGATAGGAATTAACTATGAATTAGCTACGGATTAGCTATAAATTATGGGTTTTACATGATATTAATATTAGCGACGGTCTTTCTACCAATAGAATTTTAACGAATAAAAAAATGTAAAAGTAGAAGACATTGCCATGTGGCATCTACATAAGCATTTTTGCCATATTGACATTGTCATGTGTATGCCTAATCATAAAAAAAGTTCCATGTGTCAGAGATCAATTATATGGAAGGAATTTTTTTTAGGGACTAAAAAAAATTGTAATATTTAGAAGGACcaaaaaaatgaatatgaaaaaataTGTGTATCTTTCAAGGTGTCGTCTCATGTGCGCGGGGAGCATAGGTCTCTCACGTGAGAGACCTATTTTTTTCCAAATCAATAGGAACCATTGATTGGTATGTTGCACTATCATCCCATGCACCATCACACATAATATAATTTATATCAACTATAGaaccaaaagtacacttgttaTATGCAGAATGTCCTCATATCGTCTTCATGTCTCCATATGCAACTTGAGAAGAGGAATTTCCAATTTCCATGTTCCATGTCTCCATCTGAAACATGAGAAGAACAATTTCTTCATAATTTCTTCCATTTTCGTTTCTTCCATTTTTAGTCCAATCCTTATGATTTCTTCCTTGTTTCTTCCCTTGTGATTTCTTCTGGATCTGAAGCTTTTTTTTATGAATCACATGGATATTGAATGAAAGATGGATGATGGTGATGTTGATGGGCATGAAGTGATGCAAGCTGACTATGTAAGTGAATTTTTTTAAACAATCCTACATTATGTTTGTAACCTATTTTGTTAATGATTTATTGATTTAGctatttatatttttttaggAAGCACTCAATGATATTTTACATGAGAATGGTCGTGTTAACGTTGGTGGTGAACTGGATATTGTTAGTGATGAATGCTCGGATAATGTTGAATATGATAATGTAGTTATTGATGAAGATTTTGAGTTTGAAGAAGTTGAATATGATGATGAAGAAGCAGAAGAAGATGGTGAATTTGACGGAGGTGAATACGATGATGAGGACGCAGGTGAATATGGTGAATTTGATGGAGGTGAGTAAGATAATAAGACTGGTTCTGGTGATGTTGGTCGACACGAATATTGGAATACAAATGCATACAATGATGGAAGTGATGCAAAATGTTTAGAATgaatcaatattttcatctggCGAATCACTTGTTGTTGACTATGTGGACAAAATTGCAAAGATGAACATGTTTAACTTGTAAAATGATGATGTTTTAAAGCTGCAATTTGGAAGTCTAGAAATTGCTTATAAACTTTATTGTTGGTTTCAAAGATGAACGATTTAGCAGTCCGTGAAGGTCAAGTTATTAAAAATAAGATTGTATATGTTATTCAATAAACATTTGTTTGTAACCTTGAAGGATTTAGGTAAGACCGAGTAGAGCAACACAAGCGTGGTCCGAAGCATAAAACCTGGTGTGGATGTGGAGCAAAATTTTGGGTGCATATTGATATAATTTCACATTATTGGTATGTCACAATTTTTACCTTTAAGCACAATCATGAAATGTTAAAGAAGAAGCACTGCATGTTGTTGGCAACTAATATGAAGCTTAGCAAGGCAGATAAGATACAAATTAAGAATTATCAAAATGCTGGAATCAAAGTAACTCAAATGATTGGTGCATTTGCAAATGCTTCCGAGGGGGTATGATAAGGTAGGATTTTTGAAGAAGGACGTACATAATCAAATTTAAAGACAAAGAAAAGAGATGTCTTATGATGCTAAATGTGTTGTTAG from Lathyrus oleraceus cultivar Zhongwan6 chromosome 1, CAAS_Psat_ZW6_1.0, whole genome shotgun sequence includes:
- the LOC127103963 gene encoding uncharacterized protein LOC127103963, which gives rise to MGEDEKIIGYVSKVHNLVHLMNGCGETLTNKIIVEKAMHTLTSHFDHVIIAIQEPNNLETMKLEGLVGLLEAHELRIVKRKMGLRSDISIAAKNYWYKKDKRATKGKDDEGVNLTHQDSNYYDGMVHMVAVADEHVDSKTWFLDTGYSNHMIGRKVRLSNFDESKKIKVRLADNNSLQKECTGNIVIQMSNEAKTMIKDVLYVPGLKCNLLGV
- the LOC127115684 gene encoding uncharacterized protein LOC127115684, whose product is MDDGDVDGHEVMQADYEALNDILHENGRVNVGGELDIVSDECSDNVEYDNVVIDEDFEFEEVEYDDEEAEEDGEFDGGEYDDEDAGEYGEFDGGE